From a single Aestuariibius sp. HNIBRBA575 genomic region:
- the dctP gene encoding TRAP transporter substrate-binding protein DctP, which yields MRKYLNRTAIAAVTLAFASQALATEWNVSVWGQRRAFTEHVERLAELVSEKTNGEFTLVVNYGGLSNNKENLDGISIGAFEMAQFCAGYHRDKNPSITVLELPFLGVTSLEQEVELSMAVYQHPAVQEDLGRWNATLLMPSPLPQYNLVGSGDAPSTLDDFAGLSVRATGGIGAAMETIGAVPTSMSATEVRQAMDSGIVKAVSFAPHAHMSFGTIENGTWWTTNLNPGTVNCPVVVNSDALADLSDEHREALLGSVDEALDHYVDFYSNNTMNAWGPALEERGIESVTFTDAEIASFKEAAAAPAAAAWIEDNTARGLPAQELYDLVTGMIADAN from the coding sequence ATGCGCAAGTATCTGAACCGCACCGCGATAGCCGCCGTCACACTGGCCTTTGCATCCCAAGCTTTGGCCACGGAATGGAACGTATCCGTTTGGGGCCAACGCCGCGCGTTTACTGAACATGTTGAACGTCTGGCCGAACTGGTCAGCGAAAAAACCAACGGCGAGTTTACCTTGGTTGTCAATTATGGTGGCCTGTCCAACAACAAAGAAAACCTGGACGGCATTTCCATCGGCGCGTTTGAAATGGCGCAGTTCTGTGCAGGCTATCACCGCGACAAAAACCCATCGATCACCGTGTTGGAATTGCCGTTTCTGGGCGTGACTTCGCTGGAACAAGAGGTGGAATTGTCCATGGCTGTATATCAGCACCCCGCCGTCCAAGAAGATCTGGGCCGCTGGAACGCCACATTGCTGATGCCATCGCCATTGCCACAGTACAACTTGGTTGGGTCCGGTGATGCGCCGTCGACTTTGGACGATTTCGCAGGTCTGAGCGTGCGGGCAACCGGCGGTATCGGTGCTGCGATGGAAACCATCGGCGCTGTGCCCACATCCATGTCCGCCACCGAAGTGCGCCAAGCCATGGATAGCGGCATCGTTAAGGCCGTGAGCTTTGCGCCACATGCGCATATGTCGTTTGGCACAATCGAAAACGGCACATGGTGGACCACCAACCTGAACCCCGGCACAGTGAATTGCCCGGTTGTGGTGAATTCCGATGCGTTGGCGGATCTGTCTGATGAACATCGCGAAGCTCTGCTGGGATCAGTTGACGAAGCGTTGGATCATTATGTTGATTTCTATTCCAACAACACGATGAACGCCTGGGGTCCTGCATTGGAAGAGCGCGGTATCGAAAGTGTCACCTTCACTGATGCTGAAATCGCATCCTTCAAAGAAGCCGCCGCAGCCCCGGCCGCCGCTGCTTGGATCGAAGACAACACAGCACGGGGCCTGCCTGCGCAGGAACTATATGACCTCGTCACCGGTATGATCGCAGACGCAAACTAA
- a CDS encoding TRAP transporter small permease subunit, whose protein sequence is MAGSSLVLSDDSVLSKIDRHLYRIEGVMALMSGLAVFSLMILAVVSVGGRNLLGSPLPGYVDWIEQAMPLIAFMGIAFTQRDGGHIRMDMVVGALRGRTLWLVELITTLAILLLMVLLVWGSWAHFARSFDFSAPLWSRDSSMDIALPLWPAKLLAPVAFGVLCLRLVLQVWAYGRAFIRNEETPVAVPMIANAAKQAAMEAEQVSGHDS, encoded by the coding sequence ATGGCTGGATCATCTCTGGTTCTGTCTGACGACAGTGTTCTTAGTAAAATTGACAGACATTTATACCGCATCGAAGGCGTCATGGCCCTGATGTCGGGGTTGGCGGTGTTTTCGCTGATGATTTTGGCGGTAGTATCTGTGGGCGGGCGCAACCTGTTAGGAAGCCCGCTGCCGGGATATGTGGACTGGATCGAACAGGCCATGCCGTTGATCGCGTTTATGGGCATCGCCTTTACCCAGCGTGACGGGGGGCATATTCGTATGGATATGGTTGTCGGCGCGCTGCGCGGGCGCACATTATGGCTGGTCGAATTGATCACAACCTTGGCGATTTTGCTGCTGATGGTGCTGCTGGTCTGGGGCAGCTGGGCGCATTTTGCCCGCAGCTTTGATTTTTCTGCCCCCTTGTGGAGCCGCGACAGTTCGATGGATATCGCATTGCCGCTATGGCCGGCCAAATTACTGGCGCCGGTTGCGTTTGGCGTGTTGTGCCTGCGACTGGTCCTACAGGTTTGGGCCTATGGGCGCGCGTTTATCCGCAACGAAGAAACCCCCGTGGCCGTGCCGATGATCGCCAATGCCGCAAAACAAGCCGCAATGGAAGCCGAGCAAGTCTCGGGCCATGATTCTTAG
- a CDS encoding TRAP transporter large permease produces MEPIEIGLIVSGGLLVFVVLGMRVAFAAGMAGMIGLIWIFWAKFGYDPGRFGKAVTVAVKTAGQVPHSKVSSQALSLIPTFILIGYLAYYAGLTKALFEAAKRWLAWVPGGLAVSTVFATAGFAAVSGASVATSAVFARIAIPEMLALGYDKRFAAGVVAAGGTLASLIPPSAILVIYAIIVEQDVGKLLLAGFIPGAFSALIYGLLIIGMAMTIKGFGPPVSGFTWRERFMSLPPALPIVFVVVTIIFFVYNPFGGDAWGTPTEGGAIGAFVVFLMALYQGMRWKQLRDALLETAKLSVMIFTIIWGVLIYVRFLGFAQLPAAFSDWITSLTMSPMLILICILLAYAVLGMFMDAIGMLLLTLPVVYPAVMALNGGADVAAIDSTFGMSGPMCAIWFGILVVKMAEFCLITPPIGLNCFVVAGVRDDLSVQDVFKGVTPFFIADAITIGLLVAFPAIVLWLPSQV; encoded by the coding sequence ATGGAACCGATTGAAATTGGCCTGATTGTTTCGGGTGGGTTGCTGGTCTTTGTGGTGCTGGGGATGCGTGTGGCCTTTGCTGCGGGCATGGCAGGCATGATCGGCCTGATCTGGATTTTCTGGGCAAAATTTGGCTATGATCCGGGCCGCTTTGGCAAAGCTGTGACCGTGGCGGTGAAAACCGCAGGGCAGGTGCCACATTCCAAGGTATCGTCCCAAGCGCTCAGCCTGATCCCGACCTTTATCCTGATCGGGTATCTGGCCTATTACGCGGGCCTGACCAAAGCCCTGTTTGAAGCCGCCAAACGTTGGCTGGCTTGGGTGCCGGGCGGGTTGGCTGTGTCCACGGTGTTTGCCACGGCTGGATTTGCGGCCGTGTCTGGCGCATCTGTGGCCACATCTGCGGTGTTTGCACGGATCGCGATCCCGGAAATGCTGGCGCTGGGATATGACAAACGTTTTGCGGCAGGTGTTGTCGCGGCGGGGGGGACATTGGCGTCGCTGATCCCGCCGTCGGCGATCTTGGTGATCTATGCGATTATCGTGGAACAGGATGTGGGCAAATTGCTGTTGGCTGGGTTTATTCCCGGCGCCTTTTCCGCGCTGATCTATGGGCTGTTGATCATCGGAATGGCCATGACAATCAAAGGCTTCGGCCCGCCCGTATCCGGGTTTACGTGGCGCGAACGGTTTATGTCTTTGCCCCCCGCATTGCCGATTGTGTTTGTTGTCGTGACGATCATTTTCTTTGTCTACAACCCATTTGGCGGCGATGCATGGGGCACGCCCACCGAAGGCGGCGCAATCGGGGCCTTTGTCGTATTCTTGATGGCGCTATATCAAGGGATGCGTTGGAAACAGCTGCGCGATGCCTTGCTGGAAACCGCCAAGCTGAGCGTGATGATTTTCACCATCATTTGGGGCGTGCTGATCTATGTTCGGTTCCTTGGCTTTGCGCAATTACCCGCCGCGTTTTCCGATTGGATCACGTCCCTGACCATGTCGCCCATGTTGATCCTGATCTGCATCCTGTTGGCCTATGCGGTGCTGGGTATGTTCATGGATGCGATTGGCATGCTGTTGCTGACATTGCCGGTGGTGTATCCGGCGGTCATGGCGCTAAATGGCGGCGCTGATGTGGCGGCGATCGATTCCACCTTTGGGATGTCGGGGCCGATGTGTGCAATCTGGTTTGGGATTCTGGTGGTGAAAATGGCGGAATTCTGTCTGATCACACCACCCATTGGGTTGAACTGCTTTGTGGTGGCGGGCGTGCGCGATGACCTAAGCGTGCAGGACGTGTTCAAAGGCGTGACGCCGTTTTTCATCGCAGATGCCATCACCATCGGGTTGCTGGTCGCGTTCCCGGCGATTGTGTTGTGGTTGCCATCCCAAGTCTGA
- a CDS encoding TIGR00266 family protein → MNCHEVDFEIFGDDMQIVEVELDPSETVIAEAGAMNYMEDGIAFESKMGDGTTPTKGVMGALMNVGKRVLTGESIFLTHFSNQGQGKKRVAFAAPYPGKIIPIDMAEMGGELICQKDAFLCAAFGTRTDIAFQKKLGAGFFGGEGFILQRLRGDGMAFVHVGGTVIRRELRAGETLRVDTGCIAAFTAGVDYDIERAGNLKSMVFGGEGLFLATLRGPGTVYLQSLPFSRLANRVLQAGSIGGSKGEGSVLGGLGDLFGDN, encoded by the coding sequence ATGAATTGTCACGAAGTTGATTTTGAAATTTTTGGCGACGATATGCAGATCGTCGAGGTTGAACTGGACCCCAGCGAAACCGTGATCGCCGAAGCGGGCGCGATGAATTACATGGAAGACGGCATCGCCTTTGAGAGCAAAATGGGCGATGGCACCACCCCAACCAAAGGCGTGATGGGCGCGTTGATGAATGTGGGCAAACGGGTGCTGACCGGCGAAAGCATTTTCCTCACCCATTTTAGCAATCAGGGGCAGGGCAAAAAACGTGTCGCGTTTGCAGCCCCTTATCCGGGCAAAATTATCCCGATTGATATGGCCGAAATGGGCGGCGAACTGATCTGTCAAAAGGATGCGTTTTTATGTGCGGCCTTTGGCACGCGCACGGATATTGCCTTTCAGAAAAAGCTCGGCGCTGGGTTTTTTGGCGGCGAAGGGTTCATCCTGCAACGCCTGCGCGGTGACGGCATGGCCTTTGTGCATGTGGGCGGCACGGTGATCCGGCGTGAATTGCGCGCAGGCGAAACCCTGCGTGTTGATACGGGCTGTATCGCGGCGTTCACCGCAGGCGTGGATTATGACATCGAACGCGCGGGCAATCTGAAATCCATGGTGTTTGGCGGCGAAGGCCTGTTTCTGGCGACGTTGCGCGGCCCCGGCACCGTGTATCTTCAAAGCTTGCCATTTTCGCGTCTGGCCAACCGCGTGCTACAAGCAGGCAGCATCGGAGGCAGCAAAGGCGAAGGGTCTGTTCTGGGCGGGCTGGGGGATCTGTTCGGGGACAATTAA
- a CDS encoding MFS transporter, with protein sequence MALLGTGLASVALALMAFDLAPDRAARVLATVLTIKMLAYVFVAPLAQGVLGHLPRRQVLIALDIMRALAVAGLFFATDTWQIYGLIFLMQAASAGFTPTFQATIPDILTDEDTYTQALSLSRLAYDLESLISPVLAAMLLFLLPPVGLFILTGVGFIASALLIKSVSIPSIATQPARSFKDRLTRGSRIYLATPRLRGLLALNLSIAAIAAMVLVNTVVLVQQDLHLSQQHVAFAIAAFGGGSMLIALILPMGLRHWADRNVMIWGAVGALCSLVMLLISSFVSGLTWGYLLISWAGIGMGFSAVMTPSGRLLRRSAHIEDRSAVFAAQFALSHMCWLITYPLAGVLMTGLGTSAALIGLACVGAIGIGIALMVWHGNLDQSPAHAHPELAPDHPHLQGAGPHHHPIVIDDLHHHWPRMP encoded by the coding sequence TTGGCGTTGCTCGGCACGGGGCTGGCCAGTGTCGCGCTGGCCCTGATGGCGTTTGATTTGGCACCTGACCGGGCCGCGCGTGTATTGGCGACGGTCCTGACGATCAAAATGCTGGCCTATGTCTTTGTCGCGCCCTTGGCCCAAGGGGTGTTGGGGCATCTGCCACGGCGACAGGTTTTGATCGCGCTGGATATCATGCGTGCCCTGGCCGTCGCGGGGCTGTTTTTTGCCACAGATACATGGCAAATCTACGGGCTGATATTTTTGATGCAGGCCGCATCAGCGGGATTCACCCCAACGTTTCAGGCCACAATCCCCGATATTCTAACCGACGAAGACACCTATACCCAAGCCCTATCCCTGTCGCGATTGGCCTATGATCTAGAAAGCCTGATCAGCCCGGTTCTGGCAGCTATGCTGTTGTTTTTACTACCACCTGTTGGGTTGTTTATCCTCACGGGGGTTGGGTTTATCGCCTCGGCCCTGCTGATAAAATCGGTGAGCATTCCCAGTATCGCAACACAGCCTGCTCGATCATTTAAGGACCGGCTGACACGTGGTTCGCGAATTTATCTGGCGACCCCGCGGTTGCGGGGCCTATTGGCCCTGAACCTGTCCATCGCTGCGATTGCCGCAATGGTTCTGGTTAATACCGTTGTGTTGGTTCAGCAGGATTTGCATCTGTCCCAGCAACATGTCGCATTTGCCATCGCTGCATTTGGCGGGGGATCAATGCTGATTGCGCTGATCCTGCCGATGGGCTTGCGTCATTGGGCCGACCGCAATGTCATGATCTGGGGCGCGGTCGGGGCTTTGTGCTCACTTGTGATGTTGCTGATATCGTCATTTGTGAGCGGTCTGACTTGGGGCTATCTATTGATCAGTTGGGCCGGAATTGGAATGGGGTTTTCAGCCGTCATGACCCCATCTGGCCGGTTGCTGCGCCGGTCCGCCCATATCGAAGATCGCAGCGCTGTTTTTGCCGCGCAATTTGCACTGTCGCATATGTGTTGGCTGATCACCTATCCGCTGGCGGGCGTTTTGATGACCGGGCTTGGAACCTCAGCCGCATTGATCGGATTGGCATGTGTCGGGGCAATCGGGATTGGCATCGCCCTGATGGTTTGGCATGGAAATTTGGATCAAAGCCCGGCCCATGCTCATCCGGAATTGGCGCCTGATCACCCACATTTACAGGGGGCAGGGCCGCATCACCATCCGATAGTCATAGATGATCTGCACCACCATTGGCCGCGCATGCCCTAA
- a CDS encoding sulfotransferase family 2 domain-containing protein, whose translation MLVFWDQKLVILSIPKTGTTALMAALEHKAAMVLRNPPHLKHSPVYRYRRFLKPFFKQAGGLDPETLAVIRDPVSRLSSWYRYRHRDDLDGHPNSTKGVNFDEFVDAYCRGNRPPYADIGSQTRFLTDKDGNLGVDHLFQYEQMDKLIAFLEDRLEMSISLPQRNVSPKMDTPLSAKTLAKFERKHSEEFELWHQAQKA comes from the coding sequence ATGTTGGTTTTTTGGGATCAAAAGCTGGTGATATTGTCGATTCCTAAAACAGGAACAACCGCATTAATGGCCGCGCTGGAACACAAAGCCGCAATGGTTTTGCGCAATCCGCCCCATCTGAAACATTCGCCCGTGTATCGATACCGGCGATTCCTAAAGCCGTTTTTCAAACAGGCCGGTGGTCTGGATCCGGAAACTTTGGCGGTCATTCGCGATCCGGTTAGCCGGTTGAGTTCCTGGTACCGATATCGCCACCGCGACGATCTGGACGGGCATCCCAATTCGACCAAAGGGGTCAATTTTGATGAATTTGTGGATGCCTATTGCCGCGGTAACCGCCCACCTTATGCAGATATAGGGTCCCAAACCCGGTTTTTGACTGATAAAGACGGCAATTTGGGCGTCGATCATCTGTTTCAATACGAACAGATGGACAAATTGATTGCTTTTCTTGAGGATCGACTGGAAATGTCCATTTCTCTGCCGCAGCGCAATGTGTCGCCGAAAATGGACACACCGCTTTCTGCGAAAACCTTAGCCAAATTTGAACGCAAACATAGCGAAGAATTTGAGCTGTGGCACCAAGCGCAAAAGGCATAA
- the recA gene encoding recombinase RecA, translating into MATAELFNMKDKAGADKQKALDSALAQIERQFGKGSIMKLGGENALQEIEATSTGSLGLDIALGIGGIPKGRIVEIYGPESSGKTTLTLHCLAEEQKKGGVCAFVDAEHALDPQYAKKLGVNLDELLISQPDTGEQALEIVDTLVRSGAVSMVIVDSVAALTPKSELEGDMGDSSVGVHARLMSQAMRKLTGSINRTNCTVVFINQIRMKIGVMFGSPETTTGGNALKFYSSVRLDIRRIGALKDRDEVVGNQTRVKVVKNKVAPPFKQVEFDIMYGEGISKMGELLDLGVKAGVVEKAGSWFSYGDERIGQGRENAKTFLRENKQMAYEIEDQIRAAHGLDFDAPPIGEGDDVVEA; encoded by the coding sequence ATGGCAACGGCAGAGCTTTTCAATATGAAAGATAAAGCAGGCGCAGACAAACAGAAGGCCCTCGATTCGGCCCTGGCGCAAATTGAACGTCAATTTGGTAAAGGCTCGATTATGAAGCTGGGCGGCGAAAACGCCTTGCAGGAAATCGAAGCGACCTCAACCGGATCTTTGGGGCTGGATATCGCTCTGGGGATTGGCGGCATTCCCAAAGGGCGAATTGTTGAAATTTACGGTCCAGAAAGTTCCGGTAAAACCACGCTGACATTGCATTGTCTGGCAGAGGAACAGAAAAAAGGCGGCGTTTGCGCCTTTGTGGATGCGGAACATGCGCTGGACCCGCAATACGCCAAAAAGCTGGGTGTGAACCTGGACGAGTTGCTGATTTCGCAGCCCGACACCGGTGAACAAGCGCTTGAAATCGTGGACACTTTGGTGCGTTCCGGCGCCGTTTCAATGGTGATCGTCGATTCCGTGGCTGCGCTGACGCCAAAATCCGAACTCGAAGGTGATATGGGCGACAGCTCGGTCGGGGTGCATGCCCGTCTGATGTCGCAAGCGATGCGTAAATTGACCGGGTCGATCAACCGCACCAATTGCACCGTGGTCTTTATCAACCAAATTCGGATGAAAATCGGTGTGATGTTTGGCTCGCCCGAAACCACCACCGGGGGCAACGCGCTGAAATTCTACAGCTCGGTGCGTTTGGATATCCGCCGCATCGGTGCCCTAAAGGATCGCGACGAAGTTGTGGGCAACCAAACCCGCGTGAAAGTCGTGAAAAACAAGGTTGCGCCGCCGTTCAAACAGGTGGAATTCGACATCATGTATGGCGAAGGCATTTCCAAAATGGGTGAATTGCTGGATCTGGGCGTCAAAGCTGGCGTCGTCGAAAAGGCGGGATCGTGGTTCAGCTATGGCGATGAACGGATCGGGCAGGGGCGTGAAAACGCCAAAACTTTCCTGCGCGAAAACAAACAGATGGCCTATGAAATCGAAGATCAGATCCGTGCGGCGCATGGGTTGGACTTTGATGCGCCGCCAATCGGTGAAGGTGACGACGTCGTCGAAGCGTAA
- the alaS gene encoding alanine--tRNA ligase, with amino-acid sequence MTSLADIRTTFLNYFEKNGHQIVDSSPLVPRNDPTLMFTNSGMVQFKNLFTGVETRDYQRATTSQKCVRAGGKHNDLDNVGYTARHHTFFEMLGNFSFGDYFKNDAIPFAWELITKEFGIDKDRLLTTVYHTDDEAFEIWKKLGVPEDRIIRIATSDNFWQMGPTGPCGPCTEIFFDHGDHIWGGPPGSADEDGDRFIEIWNVVFMQNEQFEDGSMKALDMQSIDTGMGLERVAALLQGSHDNYQTDLFRALIEASAHATNTDPFGDQNVHHRVIADHLRSTSFLIAEGVLPSNEGRGYVLRRIMRRAMRQASLLGAKDPIMHKLVPALVQQMGAAYPELAQGQRLIEETLLQEETRFRTTLDRGLKLLDDEVSGLADGANLPGEAAFKLYDTYGFPLDLTQDALRSKGIEVDIDGFDSAMKAQKEQSRAGGIGLGQAEDVKVYYDIADKHGATDFLGYETEKAEGQVQAIVADGAIVPSAKAGDSVQIVLNQTPFYGESGGQVGDMGQIKVDGGVANVTDTKKIEGLFLHIATVTEGEITTGQGAELIVDHDRRSNIRANHSATHLLHEALRNALGDHVAQKGSLNAPDRLRFDFSHGQAVSAADLKQIEAEVNAMIRQNTAVETRIMTPDDARAIGAQALFGEKYGDEVRVVSMGHAPTGKGADGNTYSLELCGGTHVRQTGDIGAFVSLGDSASSAGVRRIEALTGQAALDYLAAKDTTLAETAAVLKTAAADVPDRVKALMEERKSLTNEVAQLRRELAMSGGATAAPETKTINGIPFRAQVLSGVTGKDLPALIDGIKAEMGSGAVLLIADANGKAAVAAGVTADLTDKVSAVDILRAATPELGGKGGGGRPDMAQGGGSDASNAPAAIAAAEKVLEG; translated from the coding sequence ATGACCAGCCTTGCAGATATCCGCACAACCTTTTTGAATTACTTTGAAAAAAACGGCCATCAGATCGTTGATTCATCGCCTTTGGTGCCGCGCAACGATCCCACGTTGATGTTCACCAATTCGGGTATGGTACAGTTCAAAAACCTGTTTACCGGCGTCGAAACCCGCGACTATCAGCGCGCAACCACATCTCAAAAATGTGTGCGCGCAGGGGGCAAACATAACGATCTGGACAATGTGGGCTACACCGCCCGTCACCACACATTTTTCGAAATGCTGGGCAACTTTTCATTTGGCGATTACTTTAAAAACGACGCTATTCCGTTCGCGTGGGAATTGATCACCAAGGAATTTGGCATCGACAAAGATCGTTTGTTGACAACGGTTTATCACACAGATGATGAAGCGTTCGAAATTTGGAAAAAGCTCGGCGTGCCCGAGGATCGCATCATTCGGATCGCGACATCAGACAATTTCTGGCAGATGGGCCCAACCGGTCCTTGTGGTCCATGTACCGAGATTTTCTTTGATCATGGCGATCACATTTGGGGTGGCCCTCCGGGCTCTGCGGACGAAGACGGCGACCGGTTTATTGAAATCTGGAACGTTGTGTTCATGCAGAACGAACAGTTCGAAGATGGCTCGATGAAGGCGCTGGACATGCAATCCATCGACACGGGCATGGGGCTGGAACGGGTGGCCGCGCTGCTGCAGGGCAGTCATGACAATTACCAAACCGATCTGTTCCGCGCGTTGATCGAAGCGTCGGCGCATGCCACCAACACCGACCCGTTTGGCGATCAAAACGTGCATCATCGCGTGATTGCCGATCATCTGCGGTCGACATCGTTCCTAATTGCCGAAGGTGTTCTGCCCTCGAATGAGGGGCGTGGCTATGTGCTGCGGCGGATCATGCGACGCGCCATGCGGCAGGCATCGCTGTTGGGCGCCAAGGACCCGATCATGCACAAATTGGTGCCGGCGTTGGTTCAGCAGATGGGCGCAGCCTATCCGGAACTGGCCCAAGGTCAGCGCCTGATCGAAGAGACATTGCTGCAAGAAGAAACCCGGTTCCGTACCACGCTGGATCGCGGGCTGAAATTGCTGGATGACGAAGTGTCCGGTCTGGCCGATGGTGCAAATCTGCCGGGCGAAGCAGCGTTTAAGCTCTATGACACCTATGGTTTCCCGCTGGATTTGACGCAGGATGCGTTGCGGTCCAAAGGCATCGAAGTGGACATTGACGGGTTTGACAGCGCCATGAAAGCGCAAAAAGAACAATCCCGCGCGGGTGGTATCGGGCTAGGCCAAGCCGAAGACGTCAAAGTTTATTACGACATTGCGGATAAACATGGCGCGACGGATTTTCTGGGTTACGAAACCGAAAAGGCCGAAGGTCAGGTGCAGGCTATTGTCGCTGACGGCGCGATTGTTCCCAGTGCCAAGGCGGGGGACAGCGTTCAGATCGTGCTGAATCAGACGCCGTTTTACGGTGAATCCGGTGGTCAGGTCGGCGATATGGGCCAGATTAAGGTCGATGGCGGCGTGGCAAACGTGACCGACACCAAAAAGATCGAAGGCCTGTTCCTGCATATCGCCACCGTGACCGAGGGCGAAATCACAACCGGGCAGGGCGCCGAATTGATCGTGGACCACGACCGTCGCAGCAACATCCGCGCCAACCATTCTGCGACCCATTTGTTGCACGAAGCATTGCGCAATGCGCTGGGGGATCATGTGGCCCAAAAGGGATCGTTGAATGCGCCGGATCGGCTGCGGTTTGATTTTTCCCATGGCCAGGCGGTGTCTGCGGCTGATCTGAAACAGATCGAGGCCGAAGTGAACGCCATGATCCGTCAAAACACCGCTGTTGAAACCCGGATTATGACGCCGGACGATGCGCGCGCAATCGGTGCGCAGGCCTTGTTCGGTGAAAAATATGGCGACGAGGTACGCGTTGTGTCCATGGGCCACGCGCCAACCGGCAAAGGCGCGGATGGCAACACCTATTCGCTGGAATTGTGTGGCGGGACCCATGTGCGGCAAACCGGCGATATCGGTGCCTTTGTATCGCTGGGCGACAGTGCATCATCCGCAGGTGTGCGCCGGATCGAGGCACTGACTGGGCAGGCGGCGTTGGATTATTTGGCCGCCAAAGACACGACATTGGCCGAAACGGCTGCGGTGCTGAAAACGGCGGCGGCAGATGTTCCTGACCGGGTCAAAGCCCTGATGGAAGAGCGCAAATCCCTGACCAACGAGGTGGCACAATTGCGTCGCGAACTGGCGATGTCAGGCGGAGCGACCGCAGCCCCGGAAACCAAAACCATCAACGGTATCCCGTTCCGCGCACAGGTTTTATCTGGTGTGACCGGCAAAGATTTGCCCGCCTTGATTGACGGGATCAAAGCAGAAATGGGATCAGGTGCGGTGTTGTTGATCGCGGATGCCAATGGCAAAGCCGCTGTGGCCGCCGGTGTCACCGCTGATTTAACGGACAAAGTATCTGCCGTGGATATCCTGCGCGCTGCGACACCTGAACTGGGTGGCAAAGGCGGCGGCGGTCGCCCTGATATGGCCCAAGGCGGCGGATCAGATGCCAGCAACGCACCGGCCGCAATCGCGGCTGCCGAAAAAGTATTGGAGGGTTAA
- a CDS encoding DUF1330 domain-containing protein: protein MPALWIANVTVTDAESYAKYAELAGPAIAKHGGHFIARAGRFVQLEGRERPRNVVAKFDSVEAAEACYHSPEYQEALDHARGASERELMIVETTE, encoded by the coding sequence ATGCCTGCACTTTGGATTGCAAATGTGACCGTGACGGATGCGGAATCTTATGCCAAATACGCCGAATTGGCGGGGCCGGCGATTGCCAAACATGGCGGGCATTTTATTGCCCGCGCGGGCCGGTTTGTGCAACTTGAAGGGCGTGAACGTCCGCGCAATGTTGTGGCGAAATTCGACAGCGTCGAAGCCGCAGAAGCCTGCTATCACAGCCCAGAATACCAAGAGGCGCTGGATCATGCACGCGGCGCATCAGAACGGGAATTGATGATCGTGGAAACCACAGAATAG